A genomic stretch from Embleya scabrispora includes:
- a CDS encoding SH3 domain-containing protein, with protein MAVASGVLLTGGAVAVAPGASAASHPSCDTDFRDHTAKISGSNVRLRAKPSTDSTVHRLLQKGATVTVYCQKNAGEANWWYYVKHNASGVKGWVWWAYV; from the coding sequence GTGGCGGTCGCGTCCGGGGTGCTCCTGACCGGTGGCGCGGTGGCGGTGGCTCCCGGCGCGTCGGCCGCATCGCACCCGTCGTGCGACACCGACTTCCGGGACCACACGGCGAAGATCTCCGGCAGCAACGTTCGCCTGCGGGCCAAGCCGAGTACCGACTCCACCGTGCATCGACTGCTGCAGAAGGGCGCCACCGTCACGGTGTACTGCCAGAAGAACGCCGGCGAGGCGAACTGGTGGTACTACGTCAAGCACAACGCCAGTGGGGTCAAGGGCTGGGTATGGTGGGCCTACGTATAG
- a CDS encoding DUF6314 family protein has translation MCSVPDAVAYLVGRWSIDRTVIDELSGARGSFIGTAEFRRVGDELLEEESGEFEWGGVTNPASRSHRLVPRADGTADVLFADGRPFHDLDLRTGRWSTRHPCAADFYDGEFTVVSPDEWHLRWRVSGPAKTQLLTSVYRRIPPAGRPPIPAP, from the coding sequence ATGTGTTCCGTCCCCGACGCCGTCGCCTATCTCGTCGGCCGCTGGTCCATCGACCGCACCGTAATCGACGAACTCTCCGGCGCCCGGGGCTCGTTCATCGGCACCGCGGAGTTTCGGCGCGTCGGCGACGAGCTGCTCGAGGAGGAGTCCGGCGAGTTCGAGTGGGGTGGCGTGACCAACCCCGCGAGCCGCAGTCACCGGCTTGTGCCGCGCGCCGACGGCACCGCCGACGTACTCTTCGCCGACGGCAGGCCGTTCCACGACCTCGACCTGCGTACCGGCCGCTGGAGTACCCGCCACCCCTGCGCAGCGGACTTCTACGACGGGGAGTTCACCGTCGTGTCCCCGGACGAATGGCACCTGCGGTGGCGGGTCTCGGGCCCGGCGAAGACGCAATTGCTGACCTCCGTCTACCGACGGATCCCCCCGGCCGGCCGGCCGCCGATCCCGGCCCCCTGA
- a CDS encoding NAD-dependent epimerase/dehydratase family protein, with translation MHILVAGSTGVLGRRVVPALVGAGHRVTALTRRPEAAADLRAHGAEVAFADVFDREALTRVVGRAEPDVVMHQLTDLSAVDLAANARMRVVGTRNLVDAAQAAGVRRIVAQSIAWVYEAGDEPADETTPLDDTSVEPRRGTIEGVIALERAVRELPGWVVLRYGLLYGPGTWFAADGIKAADARAGRLPGGPDVSSFVHVDDAAAAAVAALHWPSGVVNVVDDQPATADEWVPAFARAVGAPPPAAAAGVPHAPWARGADNHLARKHRGWIPTHPSWRSGFDTL, from the coding sequence ATGCATATTCTCGTTGCCGGCTCGACCGGCGTCCTGGGCCGCCGGGTCGTCCCCGCGCTCGTCGGCGCGGGGCACCGGGTCACCGCGCTGACGCGCCGCCCGGAGGCCGCGGCCGATCTACGGGCACACGGCGCCGAGGTCGCGTTCGCGGACGTCTTCGATCGTGAGGCGCTCACCCGTGTGGTGGGGCGGGCCGAGCCCGATGTCGTGATGCATCAACTCACCGACCTGTCCGCGGTCGACCTCGCGGCCAACGCGAGGATGCGCGTGGTCGGCACCCGCAATCTCGTCGATGCCGCACAGGCGGCGGGAGTTCGACGCATCGTGGCGCAGAGCATCGCGTGGGTGTACGAGGCGGGAGACGAGCCCGCCGACGAGACGACGCCGCTGGACGACACGAGTGTCGAACCGCGACGCGGCACGATCGAAGGGGTGATCGCCCTGGAACGAGCGGTCCGCGAGCTCCCCGGGTGGGTGGTGCTGCGCTACGGCCTGCTCTACGGCCCGGGTACGTGGTTCGCGGCAGACGGGATCAAGGCGGCCGACGCGCGGGCGGGCCGGTTGCCCGGGGGCCCGGACGTCTCGAGTTTTGTCCACGTCGACGACGCCGCCGCCGCAGCGGTGGCCGCCTTGCACTGGCCGAGCGGCGTGGTCAACGTGGTCGACGACCAGCCTGCGACCGCCGACGAATGGGTGCCGGCGTTCGCTCGGGCGGTGGGCGCGCCACCGCCCGCCGCAGCGGCCGGTGTGCCGCACGCCCCCTGGGCCCGAGGCGCGGACAACCACCTCGCCCGCAAGCACCGGGGCTGGATCCCGACCCATCCGTCCTGGCGGTCGGGGTTCGACACCCTGTGA